A genomic stretch from Komagataeibacter xylinus includes:
- a CDS encoding toprim domain-containing protein gives MTDTQSWDAGDLARRLAENAEAVCWHYLSAGRRHGNYWLVGDVHNTPGRSLYVRLHGGPDGRGRAGKWTDGATGQHGDLLDIIRESLGLLDFRDVADEARRFLCLPQPQPRQPPDRGRSHAFSHDTSGQASGTADAARRLWSMSRPIVSTLAETWLRHRHLTRLTDLSSLRFHPDCYYRADTDSPTETWPAMISAVTDLAGRVTGVHRTWLARDGRGKAPVAKPRRAMGDLLGNAVRFGTVSDVLAAGEGIETVLSLHEITPDLPLAACLSSAHLAAMVFPNTLRRLYVLRDDDPAGDHAVTTLQDRTQEAGIECLVLSPRLADFNDDLRYLGRGAMRAILHPQLAPQDVARFLHPVTH, from the coding sequence CGGCACGGCAATTACTGGCTGGTCGGCGACGTCCACAACACGCCGGGACGGTCGCTCTATGTCCGCCTGCATGGTGGACCGGACGGCCGTGGCCGTGCGGGGAAATGGACGGATGGCGCGACAGGACAGCACGGCGATCTGCTCGACATCATCCGTGAAAGCCTCGGGCTGCTGGATTTTCGCGATGTCGCCGACGAGGCCCGGCGCTTTCTCTGCCTGCCGCAACCACAGCCACGACAGCCCCCGGATCGCGGCCGCTCCCATGCGTTCAGCCACGATACTTCGGGGCAGGCATCTGGCACCGCAGACGCCGCACGTCGGCTCTGGTCCATGTCCCGCCCTATCGTCAGCACATTGGCGGAAACCTGGCTGCGGCATCGTCACCTGACACGTCTGACGGACCTGTCATCCTTGCGTTTCCACCCGGATTGCTACTATCGTGCCGATACCGACAGTCCGACCGAGACCTGGCCCGCGATGATCTCCGCCGTGACCGACCTTGCTGGCCGTGTTACCGGCGTCCATCGCACTTGGCTGGCGCGCGACGGACGCGGCAAGGCGCCCGTCGCCAAGCCCCGTCGGGCCATGGGCGACCTGCTTGGCAACGCCGTGCGCTTTGGCACGGTGTCCGACGTTCTGGCGGCGGGCGAGGGGATCGAGACGGTGCTCTCGCTCCATGAAATCACGCCCGATCTGCCGCTGGCCGCCTGCCTGTCCTCGGCGCATCTCGCCGCCATGGTGTTTCCAAATACGCTGCGGCGCCTTTACGTGCTGCGCGATGACGATCCCGCCGGGGACCATGCGGTGACGACCCTGCAGGACCGGACGCAGGAGGCCGGGATCGAGTGCCTCGTGCTGTCACCGCGTCTGGCGGATTTCAACGATGATCTCCGCTATCTCGGGCGTGGCGCAATGCGGGCGATCCTGCATCCCCAGCTTGCCCCGCAGGATGTGGCGCGGTTCCTGCATCCGGTCACACACTGA